A region of Solanum dulcamara chromosome 7, daSolDulc1.2, whole genome shotgun sequence DNA encodes the following proteins:
- the LOC129894895 gene encoding probable LRR receptor-like serine/threonine-protein kinase At3g47570 produces MNADVTEGARSQTREGVTCGSCHQRVKSLNLSNMTLTGRIPRDFGNLTFLVSLDLGSNNLHGRIPRDFGSITFLVSLDLRSNNFHGNLPQEMARLRRLKFIDLSSTTLEDIMQRLSIMIDEVCALEYLHHGCLLPVIYCDQKPSNILLDADMVAHLSDFGISKLLVEDEHHLYTKTLETLGYIAPEYALDGLVSIKCDVYSYGIMLLETFTRRKPNEFEGDLRLKQWVSYSLPEAVMDVVDANLVTPTDKRLQKKLDVVASIMKVALDCCAESPARRTNMKDVVGCYRKPIFNLLNVEHQSMFSESLVSNHLYVANIC; encoded by the exons atgaatgcagatgttactgaAGGAGCTCGgtcacaaacaagagaag GAGTCACTTGTGGTTCTTGTCACCAGCGAGTGAAGTCCTTGAATCTTTCCAACATGACTCTTACAGGCAGGATTCCCCGTGATTTTGGAAATCTCACATTTCTTGTTTCTCTTGACTTGGGGAGTAACAATTTGCATG GCAGGATTCCCCGTGATTTTGGAAGCATCACATTTCTTGTTTCTCTTGACTTGAGAAGCAACAATTTCCATGGAAATTTGCCTCAAGAAATGGCACGCTTGCGTCGGCTTAAGTTTATTGATTTAAGTTCAACAACTTTAGAGG ACATCATGCAGAGACTAAGCATAATGATAGATGAGGTATGTGCGTTGGAATATCTCCACCATGGTTGCTTATTGCCTGTGATTTACTGTGACCAGAAACCTAGTAACATCTTGCTAGATGCGGATATGGTTGCCCACCTAAGCGACTTTGGTATTTCGAAACTGCTTGTTGAAGATGAGCATCATTTATACACTAAAACCTTAGAAACATTGGGTTATATTGCACCAG AGTATGCACTGGATGGATTGGTGTCAATAAAATGTGATGTCTATAGTTACGGGATTATGTTGTTGGAAACGTTTACTCGTAGAAAGCctaatgagtttgagggagatCTTAGGTTGAAGCAATGGGTGAGTTATTCACTTCCAGAGGCAGTAATGGACGTTGTAGATGCCAACTTGGTAACACCAACAGATAAACGCTTACAGAAGAAGCTAGATGTTGTGGCATCAATCATGAAAGTGGCATTAGATTGTTGTGCTGAATCTCCGGCAAGAAGGACAAACATGAAAGATGTTGTAGGATGCTACAGAAAGCCAATATTCAACTTGTTGAACGTTGAGCATCAGAGCATGTTCTCGGAATCTCTTGTTTCAAATCACTTATATGTTGCTAATATTTGCTAA